From Aptenodytes patagonicus unplaced genomic scaffold, bAptPat1.pri.cur scaffold_626, whole genome shotgun sequence, a single genomic window includes:
- the LOC143174027 gene encoding feather keratin 4-like: MSCYDLCPPKTSVAVPQPIADSCNELCARQCPDSTAFIQPPPVVVTFPGPILSSFPQQAVVGSLGAPAFGGSLGLGGLYGAGATLGSGGLCTFGRPYAPPACSPYVLPRYSKKLWDTRGPC; encoded by the coding sequence atgtcttgctacgacctgtgcccaccgaaaaccagcgtcgccgtcccccagcccatcgctgacagctgcaacgagctgtgcgcccggcagtgccccgactcaacggccttcatccagccgccccccgtcgtcgtcaccttccccggccccatcctcagctccttcccccagcaagccgtggtgggctccttgggagcacccgcctttgggggctccctggggctggggggcctctacggtgccggggccacgctgggctcggggggcctctgcacctttggcagaccctacgctcctcccgcctgcagcccttacgtcttgccccgctacagcaagaagctgtgggacacccGTGGGCCCTGCTAG